The Mannheimia granulomatis sequence CCTTAATTGGCTATTCAGCTATGGCTGGTGCTGTTGGCGGCGGTGGTTTAGGCAATTTAGCAATCAGTTACGGTGAACACCGTAATATGGTTTATGTAAAATGGATCGCAACAATCATTATTGTCGCGATTGTGATGGTGAGCCAGAAAATAGGAGACTATTTGGCAAAACGTTACGATCATCGTTAATTTTTATTTAACAGAGGTTTGTATGAATTTCAAGAATGTATTAGGCGTGGTGTTAGTATCTGCATTAGCATTAACAGCTTGCAAAGACGAGAAAAAAGCTGAGCCGGCAACTCAAGCTACTACACCGGCAGCAAAAATTAAAGTGGGTGTAATGTCCGGCTCTGAGCATACTGTTGCAGAACGTGCAGCTCAAATTGCGAAAGAAAAATATGGCTTAGAAGTAGAATTCGTTTTATTTAATGACTACGCATTACCAAACACAGCGGTAAGCAAAGGTGATTTGGATGCGAACGCTATGCAGCATAAACCGTATTTAGATAAAGATAGTCAATCAAAAGGTTTAAATAACTTAGTGATTGTAGGCAATACTTTTGTCTATCCATTAGCAGGTTATTCGAAAAAAATTAAGAATGTATCTGAGTTAGCAGAAGGGGCGGTCATTGCTGTACCAAACGATCCGTCAAACTTAGCCCGTGCGTTAATTTTATTGGAAAAGCAAGGTTTACTTAAACTCAAAGATAACACTAACTTATTCTCAACGTCGTTAGATATTATCGAAAATCCAAAGAACTTAAAAATTAAAGAAGTAGACACTTCTGTTGCTGCAAAAGCATTAGATGATGTGGATTTAGCGGTAGTGAATAACACTTATGCTGGACAAGTTGGCTTAAATACACAAGACCACGGGGTATTTGTTGAATCTAAAGATTCACCATACGTGAACATTATTGTATCTCGCCAAGATAATAAAGATTCTGCAAATGTACAAAACTTTATTAAGTCTTACCAAACCGAAGAAGTGTATCAAGAAGCACAAAAACACTTTAAAGACGGTGTTGTCAAAGGCTGGTAATGACCATTTTTTAATATAGCGATTAATCGCTTAGTTTGAACAGTTAGTTTGAGCTCTTAGATTAATCGCTTTTTTATCTTTAATATCTCTAAATATAGGAAGAACAAACATGAATTTTAAAAAATTATTAAGCGTGGCATTAGTGTCTATTTTAGCATTAACCGCGTGTAAAGAAGAAAAAGCACAAACCGCTTTAGAGCCAACAAAAGCAGAAAATAAAGCTCCTTTGAAAGTAGGCGTAATGACAGGGCCTGAAGCACAAATGACCGAAGTAGCGGTAAAAATTGCGAAAGAAAAATATGGCTTAGATGTAGAATTAGTTCAATTTACTGAATATACGCAGCCAAATGCAGCACTACACGCAAAAGATTTAGATGCTAACGCATTCCAAACTGTACCTTATATGGAACAAGAAATAAAAGATCGTGGCTATAAATTAGCCGTTATTGGTAATACCCTAGTATGGCCAATTGCCGCGTATTCGAAAAAAATTAAAAATATCTCTGAGCTAAAAGAGGGTGCTACGGTCGCAATTCCAAATAATGCAAGTAATACAGCACGTGCGTTATTATTACTTCAGGCACATGGTTTACTTAAATTAAAAGATCCGAAAAATGTATTTGCTACTGAAAATGATATTATCGAAAACCCGAAAAATATCAAAATCGTGCAAGCTGATACTTCATTATTGACTCGTATGTTAGATGATGTTGAATTAGCAGTGATCAACAATACTTATGCAGGTCAAGCTGGTTTAAGCCCGGACAAAGACGGTATCATTGTAGAATCAAAAGATTCGCCGTATGTTAACTTAGTGGTTAGCCGTGAAGATAATAAAGATGATCCTCGTTTACAAACATTCGTGAAATCATTCCAAACTGAAGAAGTGTTCCAAGAAGCGTTAAAATTATTTAACGGCGGTGTGGTAAAAGGTTGGTAATTTACATAACCCAAATGAGCAGTAGCTAATGTTGCTGCTCATTCTTTTTAACAAGGAGATATTATGAAACTTAACAAAATTTTAGGTGTATTTGCAATTTCTACGCTATTTTTGACCGCTTGTAACGATAAAGCAGAGAAGCTGAAAGTCGGTGTAATTTCTGGACCTGAACATAAAGTGATGGAAGTTGCAGTAAAAATTGCGAAAGAAAAATATAATCGTGACGTAGAATTAGTCGTCTTTACTGATTATGCGACCCCAAATGAAGCGCTCAATAAAGGGGACTTAGACCTTAATGCTTTCCAACATAAGCCGTATTTAGATAACCAAATTCAAGAAAAGGGCTACAAACTAGTGCCGGTTGGTAATACTTTTGTTTATCCAATCGCAGCGTATTCAAAGAAAATTAAGTCGCTTGACCAATTAAAAGATGGTGATACTATCGCAGTGCCAAATGATCCGACTAATTTAGCCCGTGCATTAATTTTATTGGAAAAACAAGGCTTAATTAAATTAAAAGCCGAAGCAGGTTTAAAAGCAACTAGTGTTGATATTGTTGAGAATCCTCGCCAATTAGTTATCCAAGAAATTGAAGCTCCACTTTTACCTCGTACTTTAGATGACGTTGCTTTTTCTATCATTAACACGACTTATGCGGGGCAAAATGGCTTAACGCCTACAAAAGATGGCTTGTTTGTAGAAGATAAAGATTCTCCTTATGTTAATTTAATTGTAGCTCGTGAAAATAATCAGCATTCAGAAGCGGTTAAGGATTTTGTAAAAGCTTATCAAACAGAAGAAGTCTATAATAAAACTAATGAAGAATTTAAAGGAGCAATGGTTAAAGGCTGGTAATCATTGAATAAAAAACGCGATCTATACATAAATTGCAGCTCGATTTTGTATGATAGTTTATAGTGATTTTTAATACAGCATAGCCTTATTTTTTGTGATCCTCCAAACCACCTTTTAAGAAGGTGGTTTTTACCTTTCTATCCTATCTCTTGTGGGTCAATATCCACGGAGAGTCTAATATTAGTCGGTACCAACAAGCTTTCCCGCTCCACATCAAAAAAATCTAAGAGCCTTTGCAATACAGTGCGTGTAGGGTGCTGAATCAGTAATAACCAACGATAATGCCCTGCTTTTTTTGCCATTGGAGCGGAAAACGGCGGTAAAATCTGCACGCCTTGTAAATTATATTGCTGAATTTTTTGCAGAAAGTAATCCTGTAGCTGTTCCAGCACAGTTAAAGTTTGAGCATGATCTTTGCCCGTTGCCCGAAATAAAACCTGAGAAGTAAAAGGTGGTAGGCTCATTAGTTTGCGCATTTTTAAAGCTTCTTGTGCAAAAGCAGCATAGCCTTGTTCAAGCAAGGTTGTTAGTAGCGGATGTTCAGGATAATGGGTTTGTAGCACCACTTCCCCTTTTTTCTCGGCTCGTCCAGCACGTCCTGCCACTTGTAAATAGAGTTGGGCTAAACGTTCTTCTGCTCTGAAATCAGTAGAAAATAGAGCGGAATCCACATTCACAATTGCAACTAATGTTACATTCGGAAAATGATGCCCCTTCGCCAGCATTTGTGTACCAATCAGAATTTGGCTTTTTCCTTCTCGAATATCTTTTAGATGATTCTCCAGCGTCCCTTTACGAGCAGTTGAATCACGGTCGATACGAGTCACTTGATAAGTCGGGAATTGCTCATTAAGTACCTGCTCCAACTGTTCTGTACCAATTCCTGTAGTAATCAGATTAGTTGAACCACAATGCCCGCATTGACGCGGGATAACTTTTTGGCCGGCACAGTGATGACAGCGTAGCACCCGCTGTTTCTGGTGGTAAGTAAAAGGTTTATTACATGCCTCACATTCGCAGATCCAACCACATTCGTGGCAAAGTAATACAGGAGCAAAACCTCGGCGATTTAAAAATAGCATCACTTGGTTACCCTGCTCCAAATGCATTTTCATCATTGAAAGTAAACGCTCAGATAAGCCGGCAGTAATTCGCTGGGTTTTTAAATCAATAATCTGCTGATTTGCCAACTGAGCATTGCCAGCCCGAGCGGTTAAAGCAAGTTCCACAAATTTACCGTTTTGGGCATTTTGAATACTTTCAAGGCTGGGAGTTGCCGAACCTAACACAATCGGAATATCACCATTTTTCGCACGAAGCACAGCGAGATCACGAGCATGATAGCGCCAACCGTCTTGTTGCTTGAATGAGCTATCATGTTCTTCATCTAAAATAATTGCGCCAAGTTTGTAGAATTGAGTGAAAAGGGCTGAACGAGTACCGATGACAATCGCACTTTCTCCGTTTTTTGCCCGTAGCCATGCATTCAGGCGTTCCATTTCATTCATATTGGAATGTAAAACATCCATTTCTACATTAAAACGGGCTTTAAAACGCTGTACAGTTTGTGGTGTGAGACCGATTTCCGGCACCAGCACCAAGACTTGCTCACCTCGTTTTAACACTTCTTCAATCAGCTGCAAATAAACCTCTGTTTTACCCGAACCGGTTACTCCATTGAGTAAAAAAGCGGCAAATCCTTTCTGAGCATTTAATCGACTTACTACTAAAGTTTGTTGTTTATTGAGTGTTAAACGGTTTGATACATTGACTAAAGGTAACTCACCAAGAGTTTGCTGCCAACTTCGAGCAATAAAAGGCACATCAATCTTTTCTACATAACCTTTTTCCAATAATCCTTTCCAAGCAGAGGGGCTACAAGCGGTCGGTTTTTCAAAAAATTTTGCAAATTCTGCCAGCTCAGTAAGCAATTCAACCTGCTTCTTTGCTTTTTTATTTTCACCATTTAGCAGAGATTTCCGCCCTTGTTCGGTCACAATAAAATAATCCGGCTGAGTACGTTCGGTAGAATCTCCATTACGCAATTTAATCGGTAAGGCATTTATCAGCACCTCGCCAACCGGGGCGTGATAATAGCGAGCCGCCCAATCCAACAGCTGCCAAATCTCTTTATCAAAAATCGAATGGGTATCCAGCACAGATTGAATTGGCTTGAGTTTTTCAATGGGAATATCGCTAGACTCCGGAAAATCGACCACAATCCCGATTTTGGTTTGACGACCAAAAGGCACAACGACTCGGCAGCCTTTGTGTGCAGTCACACCTTCAGGTAGCAAATAGTCGAAATAGCGATTTAACGGCACCGGCAGTGCTAGGCGAATTAATCTCATCTTTCTAAACCAATTTTTGCCGCTAAAGCAATAAAAATCGAGCCGCAGATTTTATTCATAACATCACCAACGGTTTTGTTAGAGCGTAGAAAATACCCCAAAGGAGCGGCTACCAGAACCAATATTGTTACCCAAAATGTGCTGGTTGTAAGTAACGTTAAACCCAATAATAGAAAAGGTAGGAAGGTATTTTCTAAATTATGTGATACAAATTGCGGTAATAATGCTAAGAAAAACAGCACTACTTTTGGGTTCAGTAAATTTGTTAACACACCTTGACGAAAAATTTTCCAAAGCGGCAGTTTATCTAAATCCACTCGGTTAATTACCAAAGGCTCTCGCCACATTTTAATGCCGAGGTAAACTAAATACGCCGCACCAAGGTATTTCAAAATATAAAATAGCGTTGGAGAGTGAGCAACAATTCCCGCCAGTCCAAGCGAAACCGCTAAAATATGAATCAGCATGCCGCCTAAAATACCAAAAGCGGACATCAAACCTGCTTTTTTCCCCTCTGCTATCGTTCGGGTAATAATATAAATTGTATCTGAACCCGGAGTTAAATTCAGCAAAATACAAGCGGTTAAAAATCCCCAATAATTTACAATTCCGTCCATTTTGACCTCAAAAGAACTTATTTCGCTAATTTGCGATATTTACGTTGCCGACGAAGTGCCATTGCACCGTCTAAAACTAAAAGTAAAACTGCAATTAATAAACAGCCCATTAAAAGATAAGCTTCTTTTGCTAAAGTTTCGCCAATTAAAAATGAAATCACCAGCATCACACAAGGCTCGGCATAACCTAAAAGCCCAAGCACATTAAAAGGTAAAATCGTACTTGCCAACGTATAAGAAATTAATGCTGCCCCACTAATTAAGCCAAGTAAGACAATAAAATAGTAGATATTCGGATTTTGGCTTTCAATATAAAGCATATCCGTTTTTCCGATAAAATATAATGCAACCGGAATCAAAAATAAAATTTCACAGACAAAACTATATAGATGACTCAAACCAAACTTACGGCGTAAATAGAAATAGATAGGATAACCGGTACACACAAACAAACTTTCGAGCGACAGTTTTCCAGATAAGAGAATATTGCTCATCACGCCAATAAAAGCAAAAATAATCGCTAACCATTTATTAAAGGAAAGCATTTCTTGATAAACTACTTTACCAAAGGCAACCATCACAATCGGCATTAATAAATAGCCCATTGAAACTTCAATCGCTTTTCCGCTATTCGGTGCCCACAAAAACAGCCACATCTGCCCGCCAACGATGCCCGAGGTAACTAACATAACGAGCAAAAGGTAAGGCTCTTTTATCAAACGTTGAATAAATGCAAAAAAATCTTTTTGTTTTTTAAATAGAAATAATGCCAAAAAAAGAAAAGGCAATGTAACTACCATTCGAATGCCAAACACACTTTCACCAGAAAGCGGGCGTAGAAAAATCGCCAAATAATACATACAGCCAAATAAAACGGAAGCTGAAAGCGAAAAAAGAATACCTTTTAACATTTAAAATAAGACTTTAAAAAATGAATGGATAATTTCAAATCTACCTATAGAGATCAGATTCCCCTCTTGAGAAAAGAGGGGAATTTAGATGATTTAAGCTACTCTTGACGATATGTTTTCAAGAAATTCGCAAGCCGCCCGATTGCTGCTTCAATTTGGTGTGCATAAGGCAATGTGACCACACGGAAGTGGTCTGGTTTCTTCCAGTTAAAGCCGGAACCTTGCACTAATAACACTTTTTCTTGTTGCAGTAGATCGTAGATGAATTTTTGGTCATCTTTAATGCCATACATTTCCGTATCAATTTTCGGGAACATATACAACGCACCTTTGGCTTTCACACAGCTAATACCTGGAATTTGCACCAATAAATCATACATTTTATTGCGCTGTTCCAATAGACGTCCGCCTGGCAACACAAATTCATTAATGCTCTGGTAACCACCTAATGCGGTTTGAATAGCATGTTGCATTGGCGTATTCGCGCACAAACGCATTGAGGCTAACATATCTAAGCCTTCAATAAAGCCTTTTGCTTGATTTTTCGGACCGCTTAATACCATCCAGCCTTGGCGGAAACCTGCTACACGGTATGCTTTAGATAAACCGTTATAAGTTACGGTTAATACATCTGGAGCAAGGGTTGCAATATGATGATGCACCGCGCCATCATAAAGAATTTTTTCATAAATTTCGTCCGCAAAAATAATCAAATTATGTTGGCGGGCAAGTTCTGCAATCTCTAATAAGATTTGACGGCTATAAACAGCCCCGGTCGGGTTATTCGGGTTAATAACCAAAATCCCTTTAGTGCGTGGTGTAATTTTTGATTTAATATCTTCAATATCCGGAAACCATTCATTTTCTTCATCGCACAGATAATGCACCGCTTTACCACCGGCAAGGGTGGAAGCTGCCGTCCATAACGGATAATCCGGCATTGGAATTAAAATTTCATCACCATCGTTTAATAATGCCTGCATCGACATCGTAATCAACTCAGACACACCATTACCGATGTAAACATCGTTAACATCCATGCCACGCATGCCTTTAGATTGATAATATTGCACAATCGCTTTACGGGCAGAATATAAGCCCTTCGAATCGCAATAACCTTGAGCGGTTGGAAGATTACGGATAACGTCTACTAAAATTTCATCAGGGGCCTCAAAACCAAAAGGAGCAGGGTTGCCGATATTTAATTTTAAAATTTTATGCCCTTCTTCTTCTAAACGAAGAGCCTCTTTGTGAATAGGCCCGCGAATATCGTAGCGAACCTGTGCTAATTTATCTGATTTTGGGAAACGATCCATTATAAACTTCCTATTACTTTGTTATTCTGATAGCAGTATTCATCCCATCTGCTCAAAAAATCAATAATTTGGAATGAATTTGCAAACATTACTCTAATTTGGGAGGAAAAAAAAGAGGAAATGCGTTAAAATGGGGACCTTTTTTTCGATCAGCTAAAAACAAGCGGTTAAGTTTTCTTATTTTTTTGCAAATGCCTATTTTTAATCAACTAAAACAAGAACTTATAAAAGGTTATACAGAAATCAGTCATCATCAAGGTTTGATTGCCATTCAAGCCTCTGTTGCCTATTCAGAAGAGAATTTCTCATTACTTGGTTGGTTAAAAGCACAAGAAAACCACTATCCGCATTTTTTTCTACAATATCGCGATTCAGCTCAGGCCATCGCGACTATCGGGATACTTAAACAATTTAATACTCTTGAAGCGGCACAAACCTTTATTGAACAACAAAACTTACCTTTAATTGGGGGTATGCAATTTGAAGGTAATACACAATTTATTTTGCCGCAATTTTCACTGGTAAAAAATCAGCAAAATTTGACCGCTTGTTTTTATTTCGACAGTGATCATTACCAACAACAAGCGGTTATTTTTGAGCAATTTCTTGCGAATTTTGAGCAAGTTGCTCAGTTAAGTCTTACTAACAATACTATGCTTTCCATTAACTCTGCCAGTAATTTTGAGCAATGGAAACACAATATTGATAAAGCTATTGCAGCCATAAAAGAGGGATTTTTTCGTAAAGTGGTTCTGGCAAATGCAACCATACTTAACTTTGAATTGCCGATTTCCTGCTATGATTTATTAGCCGAAAGTGAAAAAACTAATCTGGGGTGTTACCATTTTTTATGGGCGGAAAGTGCAGAAAATGCTTTCATCGGCTCTACTCCGGAACGCCTATATCAACGACAAGGAAAATATTTTTTTACTGAGGCCCTTGCGGGCACATCTGCAGTTATGCCAAGTGAAATTCAAACCGAATTAAACGCTCAATGGCTATTAAGCGATCCGAAAAATATCCATGAAAATCAATTGGTGGTTGATGATATCGAAAATAACCTAAAAGATTGTGTAGATCGTTTTGAGGTGGCAGAAGCCACTATTAAACGCCTAAATAACGTTCAACATTTACGCCGTACAATTCAGGCCGAATTGAAAGGCAATATGTCAGATAGAGATTGCTTGGTAAGAATTCATCCAACTGCTGCTGTTGCAGGACTACCGCGTCGAAATGCAATTCAATTTATCACTCAAAATGAACCATTTACCCGCCATTGGTATGCTGGAACATTAGGGGTAATGAGCCAGAGAGAATCGGAGTTTTGTGTCACCTTACGTTCAGCTCTTATCTCTCGTAATACCATTACTTTATATGCAGGAGCCGGTATTGTTGAGGCATCTGATCCTCAATCTGAATGGCAAGAAATCAAGCGTAAATCACAAGGTATTGCGAAATTATTAAATATTGATTTAATAGTAAGTGAGATTTAAGGGATTAATACCCAGCTCTTCAAAACAGAGTCCCCTTTCTACTTAGTACACTCTTTTCATTTCAAAGCAATTTATTGCTAAATAAGAGGTCTCTTATCATAAACTTATATTGATATTCCATAATTAAAAATTATTTATCATAAAACCGTTTGCATAAAAGCTCATCAGACCACTTAATCATATCTCATATAAAAATATTTGATAGAATTCCGTGTTTTTTTATAATTAAGGAGTATCTCAATGAAACTAAATAAAAAATTAATTCTAACATTTGCTGCAGGCATGGTTTTAACTGCTTGCGGAGGTGGTAGTAGCGGCGGTGCGGTATCAAATCCAAACCAACCGACACCAGTCTCACATAAGCTTGCAGGAATAAATAACAACCAGGGAAAAAATAACACTCAAAAACCAACTGACGTTCAAGAGCCAGCTAACACTCAAAAACCAGCTAACGTTCAAGAACCAGCTAACACTCAAAAACCAGCTAACACTCAAAAACCAGCTAACGTTCAAGAACCAGCTAACGTTCAAGAACCAGCTAACACTCAAAAACCAGCTAACATTCAAGAACCGGCTAGCTCTAAAGGTCAGGATAAAGCACAAACATTACCTAACTCTCAAAACCAACAACCATCAGATCAAAGTAATGTAATAGAGAAAAAACCTCAGACTGAAGCAATACCTTCTGTAAAACAAACATCCGTTGTACCACAACCTCAAGAGAAAAAAATAGATGCATCATTTGACAAAATCGGCTCAGTAACACTCGACAAAGATGCACAAACCCTAACACTTAATCAATTTATCTTAGTAGATAAAGCTGGCGTTCAAACAAAGTATGATCGCGTAAGTGGCAAAAAAATTATTGAAGAAAAAGAAACTATTGTATTGCCATTAACTAATATTGGAGCAGAACATAAATCAGCAGATTTTATAGTACGTCACAGCGATGATCTGTTCTACGGCTACTATCACGATACAAATAGCAAGAATCTTGTCGATGCTGCCGATAAATTCAGTCGCTACTTTGTAGTGTATGATGAAAATCGCGTAAATAGTAATATCGCTCACGATTTAACTGCGGTTTATAGCAAAAAAGAGGGCTTTATATATGGTTCAAACCCTCAAAATAAAGAGTTTGCCGCACGCATCAGCAAATTTGGCGATGTATCAATTAACTTTGAAAATGGTGAAGCTAAAGGGCAAGTGAAAGACGGAAGTTCTGATATTTTTACTATCTCCGGTGATACTAAGCAACTAATTGTGACGCCAACAGAAAGCAATCCTATTATTACTGCTGTTTTGACCCACAACCAAAAAAGCTATACGCAAGGAATGGATAAAGCGGTAATGGATATTAAGTTTGTTGATTCTAAATCTGGGGCTTCTGATCAGAAATATTTAATCGGTGAAGCGAAAAACGATAACTGGCAAGCAGTAATGGTTAGTGAAAAACAACAGTAAACATTAATTCAACTGAAATAAAAAGAACTGATCCCAGTATTATATCGGCATCAGTTCTTTAAATTTGTGGGAAATAATAACTTCTTCAAGTCTATTCAATACCAACCATTTTATGGGTTTGAATACTTAGTTGCCATTTTGGCTTATTTGGTCGTTGGTTCAACAAACCTAACTGCGTAATGGTATCTAACAAATTCATTTTTCCCTCCACTTCACAAGGTGAAAGGTAATAATGTTCGGCTTTGATTTTGTTTTCCAACTGCTCACAAAACTCTTGTACCTCACCATCCACCACAACTCTCACTTCATTTGCAAAAGCAATACAACGGCGCTGGTATTTTTCCTGATACATCCGCTTTGGGCTGGTTGCGATATAATCTATTTGTGGCGGAATTTCCTTTAAGCCGTTAGTTTCAATTGCTAAAAAATAGTCCTCTTGCTTTAGTTGATCCAATA is a genomic window containing:
- a CDS encoding MetQ/NlpA family lipoprotein; its protein translation is MNFKNVLGVVLVSALALTACKDEKKAEPATQATTPAAKIKVGVMSGSEHTVAERAAQIAKEKYGLEVEFVLFNDYALPNTAVSKGDLDANAMQHKPYLDKDSQSKGLNNLVIVGNTFVYPLAGYSKKIKNVSELAEGAVIAVPNDPSNLARALILLEKQGLLKLKDNTNLFSTSLDIIENPKNLKIKEVDTSVAAKALDDVDLAVVNNTYAGQVGLNTQDHGVFVESKDSPYVNIIVSRQDNKDSANVQNFIKSYQTEEVYQEAQKHFKDGVVKGW
- a CDS encoding MetQ/NlpA family ABC transporter substrate-binding protein, which encodes MNFKKLLSVALVSILALTACKEEKAQTALEPTKAENKAPLKVGVMTGPEAQMTEVAVKIAKEKYGLDVELVQFTEYTQPNAALHAKDLDANAFQTVPYMEQEIKDRGYKLAVIGNTLVWPIAAYSKKIKNISELKEGATVAIPNNASNTARALLLLQAHGLLKLKDPKNVFATENDIIENPKNIKIVQADTSLLTRMLDDVELAVINNTYAGQAGLSPDKDGIIVESKDSPYVNLVVSREDNKDDPRLQTFVKSFQTEEVFQEALKLFNGGVVKGW
- the metQ gene encoding methionine ABC transporter substrate-binding lipoprotein MetQ, producing the protein MKLNKILGVFAISTLFLTACNDKAEKLKVGVISGPEHKVMEVAVKIAKEKYNRDVELVVFTDYATPNEALNKGDLDLNAFQHKPYLDNQIQEKGYKLVPVGNTFVYPIAAYSKKIKSLDQLKDGDTIAVPNDPTNLARALILLEKQGLIKLKAEAGLKATSVDIVENPRQLVIQEIEAPLLPRTLDDVAFSIINTTYAGQNGLTPTKDGLFVEDKDSPYVNLIVARENNQHSEAVKDFVKAYQTEEVYNKTNEEFKGAMVKGW
- the priA gene encoding primosomal protein N'; the encoded protein is MRLIRLALPVPLNRYFDYLLPEGVTAHKGCRVVVPFGRQTKIGIVVDFPESSDIPIEKLKPIQSVLDTHSIFDKEIWQLLDWAARYYHAPVGEVLINALPIKLRNGDSTERTQPDYFIVTEQGRKSLLNGENKKAKKQVELLTELAEFAKFFEKPTACSPSAWKGLLEKGYVEKIDVPFIARSWQQTLGELPLVNVSNRLTLNKQQTLVVSRLNAQKGFAAFLLNGVTGSGKTEVYLQLIEEVLKRGEQVLVLVPEIGLTPQTVQRFKARFNVEMDVLHSNMNEMERLNAWLRAKNGESAIVIGTRSALFTQFYKLGAIILDEEHDSSFKQQDGWRYHARDLAVLRAKNGDIPIVLGSATPSLESIQNAQNGKFVELALTARAGNAQLANQQIIDLKTQRITAGLSERLLSMMKMHLEQGNQVMLFLNRRGFAPVLLCHECGWICECEACNKPFTYHQKQRVLRCHHCAGQKVIPRQCGHCGSTNLITTGIGTEQLEQVLNEQFPTYQVTRIDRDSTARKGTLENHLKDIREGKSQILIGTQMLAKGHHFPNVTLVAIVNVDSALFSTDFRAEERLAQLYLQVAGRAGRAEKKGEVVLQTHYPEHPLLTTLLEQGYAAFAQEALKMRKLMSLPPFTSQVLFRATGKDHAQTLTVLEQLQDYFLQKIQQYNLQGVQILPPFSAPMAKKAGHYRWLLLIQHPTRTVLQRLLDFFDVERESLLVPTNIRLSVDIDPQEIG
- a CDS encoding LysE family translocator, with the protein product MDGIVNYWGFLTACILLNLTPGSDTIYIITRTIAEGKKAGLMSAFGILGGMLIHILAVSLGLAGIVAHSPTLFYILKYLGAAYLVYLGIKMWREPLVINRVDLDKLPLWKIFRQGVLTNLLNPKVVLFFLALLPQFVSHNLENTFLPFLLLGLTLLTTSTFWVTILVLVAAPLGYFLRSNKTVGDVMNKICGSIFIALAAKIGLER
- the rarD gene encoding EamA family transporter RarD, with translation MLKGILFSLSASVLFGCMYYLAIFLRPLSGESVFGIRMVVTLPFLFLALFLFKKQKDFFAFIQRLIKEPYLLLVMLVTSGIVGGQMWLFLWAPNSGKAIEVSMGYLLMPIVMVAFGKVVYQEMLSFNKWLAIIFAFIGVMSNILLSGKLSLESLFVCTGYPIYFYLRRKFGLSHLYSFVCEILFLIPVALYFIGKTDMLYIESQNPNIYYFIVLLGLISGAALISYTLASTILPFNVLGLLGYAEPCVMLVISFLIGETLAKEAYLLMGCLLIAVLLLVLDGAMALRRQRKYRKLAK
- a CDS encoding pyridoxal phosphate-dependent aminotransferase, whose protein sequence is MDRFPKSDKLAQVRYDIRGPIHKEALRLEEEGHKILKLNIGNPAPFGFEAPDEILVDVIRNLPTAQGYCDSKGLYSARKAIVQYYQSKGMRGMDVNDVYIGNGVSELITMSMQALLNDGDEILIPMPDYPLWTAASTLAGGKAVHYLCDEENEWFPDIEDIKSKITPRTKGILVINPNNPTGAVYSRQILLEIAELARQHNLIIFADEIYEKILYDGAVHHHIATLAPDVLTVTYNGLSKAYRVAGFRQGWMVLSGPKNQAKGFIEGLDMLASMRLCANTPMQHAIQTALGGYQSINEFVLPGGRLLEQRNKMYDLLVQIPGISCVKAKGALYMFPKIDTEMYGIKDDQKFIYDLLQQEKVLLVQGSGFNWKKPDHFRVVTLPYAHQIEAAIGRLANFLKTYRQE
- a CDS encoding isochorismate synthase, which encodes MPIFNQLKQELIKGYTEISHHQGLIAIQASVAYSEENFSLLGWLKAQENHYPHFFLQYRDSAQAIATIGILKQFNTLEAAQTFIEQQNLPLIGGMQFEGNTQFILPQFSLVKNQQNLTACFYFDSDHYQQQAVIFEQFLANFEQVAQLSLTNNTMLSINSASNFEQWKHNIDKAIAAIKEGFFRKVVLANATILNFELPISCYDLLAESEKTNLGCYHFLWAESAENAFIGSTPERLYQRQGKYFFTEALAGTSAVMPSEIQTELNAQWLLSDPKNIHENQLVVDDIENNLKDCVDRFEVAEATIKRLNNVQHLRRTIQAELKGNMSDRDCLVRIHPTAAVAGLPRRNAIQFITQNEPFTRHWYAGTLGVMSQRESEFCVTLRSALISRNTITLYAGAGIVEASDPQSEWQEIKRKSQGIAKLLNIDLIVSEI
- a CDS encoding 7-carboxy-7-deazaguanine synthase QueE; amino-acid sequence: MGMLISNPSFPIVEIFESLQGEGFNTGMPAIFVRFGKCNLTCPWCDTNYNQFESWTLGDILAKVRGYSAKNIIITGGEPTIQPNLSLLLDQLKQEDYFLAIETNGLKEIPPQIDYIATSPKRMYQEKYQRRCIAFANEVRVVVDGEVQEFCEQLENKIKAEHYYLSPCEVEGKMNLLDTITQLGLLNQRPNKPKWQLSIQTHKMVGIE